One segment of Ignavibacteriales bacterium DNA contains the following:
- a CDS encoding T9SS type A sorting domain-containing protein encodes MTSITSIKIIIAVFTVVVLINSPIYSQAILEADGPGNTYELINSVLAPGYDVVEHPECVHPQFGRHIAEVWDVELNQYVFEFYSHVTPDNDRCINYDRQRIEIKTYDQSPDSLIGLVGETVTYKWKFKLPLGFQPSSNFTHIHQIKPVDGDDGNPIFTLTPRKGSPNKLELIHNNITKVAIVALSLFEDVWVECTEVIFVDPVNGGYSMTIKKVNDGTTLLSYSNNNIMTIRPTNSFIRPKWGIYRSLLSSSDLRDEAVRFAGFYISEHYVLPVELTSFTAEPFCSTVSLNWQTATELNNQGFEIQRKLENSDWTTIGFRAGQGTTSEKTAYVFQDDISEISAIKFYYRLKQIDFNGTIEFSDEITVLNEPRDFKLYQNYPNPFNPSTTISYAIPITGLVKITIYNALGESIKKLVNETKEPGFYSINWNADNINSGVYFLKIETNNFISTKKMLFIK; translated from the coding sequence ATGACAAGTATTACAAGTATAAAAATAATCATTGCTGTTTTTACAGTCGTTGTGCTGATTAATTCACCTATCTATTCACAGGCGATACTAGAAGCTGATGGCCCTGGTAATACTTATGAATTAATCAACAGCGTTTTAGCACCGGGCTACGATGTTGTTGAACATCCCGAATGTGTTCATCCGCAATTTGGGAGACATATTGCCGAAGTATGGGATGTGGAATTAAATCAATATGTATTTGAATTTTATAGTCATGTTACGCCTGATAATGACCGCTGTATAAATTATGATCGGCAGAGAATTGAGATAAAAACATATGATCAATCCCCGGATAGTTTAATAGGTTTAGTCGGTGAGACAGTTACTTACAAATGGAAATTTAAACTGCCATTAGGATTTCAACCATCAAGTAATTTTACGCACATTCATCAAATAAAACCTGTTGATGGCGATGATGGTAATCCGATTTTTACTTTAACTCCAAGAAAAGGTTCACCAAATAAATTAGAACTTATTCATAATAATATTACTAAAGTTGCAATTGTTGCACTTTCTTTATTTGAGGATGTATGGGTTGAATGTACAGAAGTAATCTTTGTCGATCCTGTTAATGGTGGATATTCAATGACAATTAAAAAAGTCAATGATGGAACAACATTACTTTCATACAGCAATAATAATATTATGACCATTCGTCCTACTAATAGTTTTATCAGACCGAAGTGGGGAATTTACCGCAGTTTACTCTCATCATCAGATTTGCGCGATGAGGCAGTGCGTTTTGCTGGGTTTTATATTTCTGAACATTATGTACTTCCTGTAGAACTAACTTCATTTACTGCAGAACCGTTTTGTTCTACTGTATCATTAAATTGGCAAACTGCTACTGAACTCAATAATCAAGGTTTTGAAATTCAGAGAAAACTAGAAAACTCCGATTGGACGACAATTGGGTTTAGGGCAGGACAGGGAACAACATCTGAAAAAACAGCATATGTTTTTCAGGATGATATTTCAGAAATAAGTGCGATTAAATTTTATTATAGATTAAAGCAAATAGATTTTAATGGCACTATTGAATTTTCAGATGAAATAACTGTCTTAAATGAACCACGAGATTTTAAACTTTATCAGAATTACCCAAATCCATTTAATCCAAGTACGACTATATCATATGCTATACCTATAACTGGATTAGTTAAGATAACTATTTACAATGCGCTTGGAGAATCTATTAAAAAATTAGTGAATGAAACCAAAGAACCAGGATTTTATAGTATAAACTGGAATGCAGATAATATAAATAGCGGAGTTTATTTCTTAAAAATTGAGACAAACAATTTTATATCAACCAAAAAAATGCTCTTTATTAAATAA
- a CDS encoding T9SS type A sorting domain-containing protein has protein sequence MKAFKLFLLLTVLLIGAQLNYGQIVSAGDGGWNQTTTWVGGVVPSAADNVVIDHTVTLDVPNAACNDLTINNKLRFAIDGTVTGLTVGGNVTVNVGGVFRVESRNPAGTANTFIEHTMDLLGDLTNNGVIDFRGGSNGGGTANGVLLAFSGTTNSTISLTSTTYQASVEEFNSITINKTGGAKVILAAGNLFQSNNSSTGGVVLTLTDGIIETGTNHWAFLRTGSSGIVGGSDNSYFSGILGRGVSNGGGSVEFTFPVGEGTKFRPITINISAPANATGHYFWVNMLSGNANTGSSTFTGGIDKVSTLRYYEAGYLQNAGSASSQAVYKLSPTYSTDDGVAVGNMDLRVAYSSDNRATWNGIGPLDHLTDLTNVPTTISSDSLSAALVVSTGTSIFISLANATGGVNTIPVELISFTLTNNNGLVKLNWNTATELNNRGFEIERSIDNSTYTKIGFVSGFGTTTEEKYYSFVDENATNGIYYYRLKQIDFDGSVNYSKVISSDVSAPAEFELKQNYPNPFNPSTRINYSIIESGLVKLSVYNLLGEVVGILVNQNQEAGSYNVQFDALNLQSGVYFYKLESGNQIQTKKMMLIK, from the coding sequence ATGAAAGCTTTTAAACTGTTTCTATTATTAACTGTATTGTTAATCGGAGCACAGTTAAATTATGGCCAGATAGTATCTGCTGGCGATGGCGGCTGGAATCAAACTACTACCTGGGTTGGTGGTGTTGTACCTAGTGCTGCAGATAATGTTGTTATTGATCATACTGTAACTTTAGATGTTCCAAATGCTGCTTGTAATGATCTAACCATAAATAACAAATTACGATTTGCCATTGATGGAACTGTAACTGGTCTTACAGTTGGTGGTAACGTAACTGTTAACGTAGGCGGCGTATTCCGTGTTGAATCAAGAAACCCCGCAGGTACAGCTAATACTTTCATTGAACATACTATGGATTTACTGGGTGATTTAACAAATAATGGAGTAATTGATTTCCGTGGTGGAAGTAATGGTGGTGGTACAGCAAATGGTGTTTTACTTGCATTTAGTGGAACAACTAATTCAACTATTTCCTTAACTAGCACAACATACCAAGCAAGCGTTGAAGAGTTTAATAGCATTACTATTAATAAGACTGGCGGAGCAAAAGTAATTTTAGCTGCTGGTAATTTATTTCAATCTAACAATTCAAGCACGGGCGGTGTTGTACTCACTTTAACAGACGGCATTATTGAAACAGGTACAAACCATTGGGCATTTTTAAGAACAGGCTCATCAGGAATAGTTGGCGGTTCTGACAATAGCTATTTTAGTGGAATATTGGGACGTGGAGTTTCTAATGGCGGTGGTTCGGTAGAATTTACTTTCCCGGTAGGTGAAGGTACGAAATTTAGACCAATAACCATTAATATTAGTGCTCCTGCAAACGCAACCGGACATTATTTTTGGGTGAATATGTTATCTGGTAATGCTAATACAGGTAGCAGCACATTTACTGGTGGCATTGATAAAGTATCCACACTAAGATATTATGAAGCCGGATATTTACAGAATGCCGGCTCTGCATCTTCGCAAGCGGTTTATAAATTAAGCCCAACTTATTCCACAGATGATGGTGTTGCTGTGGGTAATATGGATTTACGTGTTGCATATTCATCAGATAACCGTGCAACTTGGAATGGTATTGGTCCCTTAGACCACTTAACCGATTTGACTAATGTACCAACTACAATTTCAAGTGATTCTCTCAGCGCAGCACTTGTAGTTAGTACAGGTACAAGCATTTTTATTTCTCTAGCTAATGCAACAGGTGGCGTAAATACCATTCCGGTAGAACTAATTTCGTTTACTTTAACCAACAACAACGGTTTAGTTAAATTAAATTGGAATACAGCTACTGAATTAAATAACAGAGGATTTGAAATTGAAAGAAGTATAGATAATTCAACCTATACTAAAATTGGTTTTGTAAGCGGGTTTGGTACAACAACTGAAGAGAAATACTATTCTTTTGTAGATGAAAATGCAACCAATGGAATATATTATTATCGATTAAAGCAAATCGATTTTGATGGATCAGTTAATTATTCAAAAGTTATAAGTTCAGATGTTTCTGCCCCGGCAGAATTTGAATTGAAACAGAACTATCCAAACCCATTTAATCCATCTACAAGAATTAATTATTCTATTATAGAATCAGGTTTGGTAAAATTATCAGTTTACAATCTTCTTGGTGAAGTAGTAGGCATTCTAGTTAATCAAAATCAAGAAGCTGGCTCCTACAATGTACAATTTGATGCATTAAATCTACAAAGTGGAGTTTATTTCTATAAACTGGAATCTGGTAATCAGATTCAAACTAAAAAAATGATGCTGATTAAATAA
- a CDS encoding T9SS type A sorting domain-containing protein, whose translation MITKRLNINKVLFTSLILTLSVTAQTTWESTRVFFENDKLKYTSDAEGNKIPDFSYAGYKNSEVEIPFVQSVLTISPIVGDNTLHIQTALNQVAALPPNSDGFRGALYMEPGIYNVYGTIRLNISGVVIRGAGDGDDSTSNTIIVGRENNPAQRSIIIAGGGGTSKWFDQVSGTNKNIISDTVFVGDKEFYVEDSSPYSVGDNIIIFHPSTDSWLLSIQYGGTHYTESGAEVGVDLPWVPGQENIVYNRYITAIDANKITIDAPVFNTLFRSLSQSYIYKYARSGIVTNIGVENLRIDIETAGGLDENHAWQAIDMYQIEDAWVRNCTMLHFGQSAVRTNTATRITIDSCNALDPISTIEGERRYNFNVYTASQLILFKNCSATNGRHHYVSNGYSYTSGCVFLDCTSSGAYTSSEGHRRWSQGLLYDNVVDLNGPRAGLNARLLGLYNRGYYGTSHGWSVAHSVAWNCDVANGDLIVQKPPTAQNYAIGCSGARITGQYPPAPFNDPQGFIEGSNQLGLNPRSLFLAQLEDRLSATSVENFNYNKNDGSQYSLFQNYPNPFNPETTISFSILNEEKISISIQNILGEKIAQLVDEVKPKGLYSINFNGQNLSSGVYFISLEAIQFHQTKKMILIK comes from the coding sequence ATGATTACTAAAAGATTAAATATTAATAAAGTATTATTCACATCACTTATTCTTACGTTATCTGTAACTGCACAAACAACTTGGGAATCAACACGAGTGTTTTTTGAGAATGATAAATTAAAATACACTTCCGATGCTGAAGGAAACAAGATACCAGATTTTAGTTATGCAGGTTATAAAAATAGTGAAGTTGAAATTCCATTCGTGCAATCTGTCCTTACGATCTCTCCAATAGTTGGTGATAACACACTTCATATTCAGACAGCTCTAAATCAGGTTGCTGCTTTACCGCCTAATTCTGATGGGTTTAGAGGCGCACTTTATATGGAACCTGGAATTTATAATGTATATGGCACGATCAGATTAAATATAAGCGGAGTTGTGATAAGAGGTGCGGGGGATGGTGATGATTCTACATCCAATACAATTATTGTTGGGAGAGAAAACAATCCTGCTCAACGTTCGATAATAATTGCTGGTGGTGGAGGAACTTCTAAATGGTTTGATCAGGTAAGCGGTACTAATAAAAATATTATTTCCGATACAGTTTTTGTTGGTGATAAAGAATTTTATGTTGAAGATTCATCTCCTTATTCTGTAGGAGATAATATTATAATATTTCATCCATCAACAGATTCTTGGTTATTATCAATACAATACGGTGGTACTCACTACACAGAGTCTGGTGCCGAAGTGGGTGTTGATTTACCATGGGTGCCAGGACAGGAAAACATAGTTTACAATAGATATATAACAGCAATTGATGCTAATAAAATTACAATTGATGCACCTGTCTTTAATACATTATTTAGAAGCTTATCTCAGTCTTATATTTATAAATATGCTCGCAGTGGTATTGTAACAAACATCGGTGTTGAGAATTTAAGAATAGACATAGAAACTGCTGGCGGTCTAGATGAGAATCATGCCTGGCAGGCAATTGATATGTATCAAATAGAAGATGCTTGGGTTAGAAATTGTACTATGCTGCATTTCGGGCAATCAGCCGTAAGAACAAATACTGCAACCAGAATAACTATAGATAGTTGTAATGCGCTTGATCCTATTAGCACGATAGAAGGAGAGCGAAGATATAACTTTAACGTGTATACTGCTTCACAATTAATACTTTTTAAAAATTGCAGTGCTACAAATGGCAGACATCATTATGTATCCAATGGGTATAGCTACACTTCCGGATGTGTTTTTTTAGACTGCACTTCTTCAGGTGCTTATACAAGCAGCGAGGGACATCGAAGATGGAGCCAAGGTTTATTATATGATAATGTTGTTGATTTAAATGGTCCAAGGGCAGGTTTAAATGCAAGATTACTTGGATTATACAACAGAGGTTATTACGGGACTAGTCATGGATGGTCGGTAGCCCATTCGGTTGCATGGAATTGTGATGTAGCAAATGGAGATTTAATTGTTCAAAAACCTCCTACTGCACAAAATTATGCTATAGGTTGTTCAGGGGCGAGGATAACAGGGCAGTATCCACCAGCACCATTCAATGATCCGCAGGGATTTATTGAAGGCAGTAACCAATTAGGATTAAATCCCAGATCACTTTTTCTTGCCCAGCTGGAAGATAGACTTTCTGCAACTTCAGTAGAAAATTTCAATTATAATAAAAATGATGGTAGTCAGTATTCTCTCTTTCAGAATTATCCAAATCCCTTTAACCCTGAGACGACAATATCCTTTTCAATTCTTAATGAAGAAAAAATTTCTATTTCCATTCAAAATATATTAGGTGAAAAGATTGCTCAGTTGGTTGATGAGGTAAAACCAAAAGGGTTATACTCAATAAATTTTAATGGGCAAAATTTATCGAGTGGTGTCTATTTCATATCATTGGAAGCAATTCAATTTCATCAAACAAAAAAAATGATTTTAATAAAATGA
- a CDS encoding T9SS type A sorting domain-containing protein — protein MRSTLTTFTLITLLILANFRLEATSYVVANVQEFNSAVLVVVPGDSIVLKKGNWVDVRLIFRGNGTVNNPITLTTEEPGRTYITGNSNLRIYGDYLIVDGLFFKDGKSPSGSIIEFRNGSSELSNYSRLTNTAIINYNPPSTSTDYKWVSLYGSNNRVDHCYFVGKNHSGTLLVVWMDSSPDFHTIDHNYFGYRPEYGANGAETIRIGTSDWSMYNSNCIVEYNYFEECDGEIETISNKSCENIYRYNTFYRTAGTLTLRHGNRCEVYGNFFFGDNKTSTGGVRIIGEDHKVYNNYFSDLKGTGYWSALAMVNGVPNSPLNRYFQVKNALVAYNTFVNNMSNFDIGTGKSTEQSLPPLDCKIANNLVQSQSSPIITYTDQPINLIYEGNIMFGANLGIPQPSGITMVDPQIEFAADTVWRITQNSPAKDSSFGVYNLVADDFDGQKRDTLKDIGCDELSTEPTTIIRASRLNTGPTFLNFILSGGNIITVGAGVDSLFNAIQNAQNYDIFELTTSGGAYENSSVIVVNKEIEIRGAAGLQTLPIILNVSSNNSESVFEISVGGRLRISKVELNGGGGTLNYKEAIIKTQSSSLSNFYIIAEDCYFNSVGGNGTGSFLLASPFTVADSIILKKCLFTRSEGVGIKLDDESISSGRYNVKKFTLENSTLWNLNKEAVSIYGGDTLEATPGPVININHCTFDSIGLSGTRLLSFPEAHNTTVKNSIFSNSNCNSESILISGTSSQISFSDTFNVGSFVLERNSSAVFVILGFDPLYQSGPSGYYMLSSSSPLLGKASDWRAMGDLRWDPTLTAIVEDNSVIAQSFYMMQNYPNPFNPVTNITFNVVTDGNLTLMIYDLTGSLVKTIANGFYISGSHTIAFYANDLPSGIYFYRLQQGNNSSTKKNDFT, from the coding sequence ATGAGATCAACCTTAACAACATTTACACTAATTACTTTATTGATACTTGCTAATTTCAGGCTAGAGGCAACGTCTTATGTTGTAGCTAATGTTCAAGAATTTAATAGTGCAGTGTTGGTCGTTGTTCCGGGAGATTCAATTGTACTTAAAAAAGGCAATTGGGTAGATGTAAGATTAATTTTTCGTGGTAATGGTACTGTGAATAATCCTATTACTTTAACTACTGAAGAACCTGGGCGAACCTATATTACTGGAAATTCTAATCTTAGAATTTATGGTGATTATCTAATTGTTGATGGCCTTTTCTTTAAAGATGGTAAAAGTCCCTCAGGTTCGATTATCGAATTCAGAAATGGCAGCTCAGAGTTAAGCAATTACTCACGTTTAACAAATACTGCAATTATAAATTATAATCCGCCTTCAACTTCTACAGATTACAAATGGGTATCACTTTACGGATCAAATAATCGAGTGGATCATTGCTATTTTGTTGGAAAAAATCACAGTGGAACTTTACTGGTTGTGTGGATGGATAGCAGTCCCGATTTTCATACGATTGATCACAACTACTTTGGATACAGGCCTGAGTACGGTGCAAACGGTGCTGAGACTATCAGAATTGGTACAAGTGATTGGTCTATGTACAACAGTAATTGTATTGTTGAGTATAATTACTTTGAAGAGTGTGATGGTGAAATAGAAACTATCTCCAATAAGTCCTGTGAAAATATTTATAGATATAATACTTTTTATCGTACTGCAGGAACTTTAACATTACGTCACGGAAATCGTTGTGAGGTATATGGAAATTTCTTTTTTGGTGATAATAAGACAAGTACAGGTGGAGTTCGAATAATTGGTGAAGATCATAAAGTTTACAATAATTACTTCTCTGATTTGAAGGGAACAGGTTATTGGTCTGCTCTGGCGATGGTAAACGGTGTCCCAAACTCACCTTTAAACAGATATTTTCAAGTTAAAAATGCTCTTGTAGCATACAACACGTTTGTAAATAACATGAGTAATTTTGATATAGGTACGGGTAAAAGCACTGAACAATCCTTACCTCCCCTGGATTGCAAAATTGCAAATAACTTAGTGCAATCTCAGTCTTCTCCAATCATTACTTATACAGATCAGCCCATAAATTTAATTTATGAAGGAAATATTATGTTCGGTGCCAATCTTGGTATTCCGCAGCCTTCAGGAATTACAATGGTTGATCCTCAAATTGAATTTGCTGCTGATACCGTTTGGAGAATTACTCAAAACAGTCCTGCAAAAGATAGTTCTTTTGGAGTATATAACTTAGTCGCTGATGATTTTGACGGTCAGAAAAGAGATACTCTGAAAGACATCGGGTGTGATGAGCTTTCGACTGAACCTACAACCATAATAAGAGCTAGTCGGTTGAATACAGGGCCAACATTTCTAAATTTTATCCTGAGTGGCGGAAATATTATTACAGTTGGTGCTGGTGTAGACTCATTGTTCAATGCAATTCAAAATGCTCAGAATTATGATATCTTTGAACTAACAACTAGCGGCGGAGCATATGAGAACTCAAGTGTAATTGTAGTTAATAAAGAAATTGAAATACGCGGTGCAGCTGGATTACAAACATTACCAATAATTTTAAATGTTAGTTCAAATAACAGTGAATCTGTATTTGAAATTAGTGTTGGTGGTAGACTAAGAATTTCTAAAGTGGAATTAAACGGTGGCGGCGGTACTCTTAATTATAAAGAAGCAATCATCAAAACCCAGTCTTCTAGTCTCTCAAACTTTTATATAATTGCTGAGGATTGTTATTTTAATTCTGTTGGTGGAAATGGTACTGGTAGTTTCTTACTGGCATCACCTTTCACGGTGGCTGATTCAATTATATTAAAAAAATGTTTGTTTACCCGTTCAGAAGGTGTTGGGATTAAACTGGACGATGAAAGTATTAGTTCTGGTAGATATAATGTTAAAAAGTTTACGCTTGAGAATTCAACATTATGGAATCTGAACAAAGAAGCTGTTAGTATTTATGGAGGTGATACACTTGAGGCAACACCGGGACCTGTAATTAATATTAATCATTGTACTTTTGATAGTATCGGACTTTCCGGTACTAGGCTGCTCAGTTTTCCTGAAGCGCATAACACTACTGTTAAAAACTCAATTTTTAGCAATTCAAATTGTAACAGTGAATCTATTTTAATCTCGGGTACTAGTTCTCAAATATCCTTCTCAGATACATTCAATGTTGGTTCATTTGTTTTAGAAAGAAATTCTTCCGCTGTATTTGTAATTTTAGGCTTCGATCCTTTATATCAATCAGGTCCTTCAGGTTATTATATGCTTTCAAGCAGTTCACCTCTGCTCGGAAAAGCAAGTGATTGGAGAGCTATGGGTGATTTGAGATGGGATCCAACTCTAACCGCTATAGTTGAGGACAATTCTGTAATTGCACAGAGCTTTTATATGATGCAAAATTATCCAAATCCATTTAATCCCGTTACCAATATAACATTTAACGTTGTTACCGATGGAAACTTAACTTTGATGATATATGATTTAACGGGTTCATTGGTAAAAACAATTGCCAATGGATTTTACATATCGGGTTCTCACACAATAGCATTTTATGCAAATGATCTTCCAAGTGGAATTTATTTTTATAGGTTACAGCAAGGAAATAACAGCTCAACAAAAAAAAATGATTTTACTTAA
- a CDS encoding T9SS type A sorting domain-containing protein, whose product MNKMKLFLSALFFTALLIAPTNGQHISIQPNVPGQSINDVITFLNTNPGFADTLILETDGGIYPIFPAEIQVPLVIRGNDGTNNKPIIVTHSTAGARVIWPRNDLTLKDLIIDGYDAATTTYDSIRYIMQISTTAGSFNETPDIKVYDCEIRNVYRYANPEFSEDGNIFDIATTARCGDVIFERTTLANTGDEALRSINTHKTPVALDNKCWDSFTVRNCTFKNIRGSSIKIESDGDSTTVDGDGVIENNTFYGCYRRVIWEREFANSVMRNLLITYSITGNDATLGGAGTLVSFQREGSTLANVDSFACQRIVGLDTVKINDGAYRAETPSSWSFCSQTGTIDLATLYGIDPQFVDPTNGNFTIPQGNTLLTLGHDGLAIGDRRWTGQLTGIKEINNGQVPSDFSLSQNFPNPFNPQTKIQFTLANPSNVSLIVYNVVGEEVTKLVNEFKNSGSFEYTFDSAGLSSGVYFYTLKTDNFVSTKKMIVMK is encoded by the coding sequence ATGAACAAAATGAAACTGTTTCTTAGTGCACTATTTTTTACTGCACTTCTTATAGCCCCAACTAACGGGCAGCACATTAGCATTCAGCCGAATGTTCCAGGACAAAGTATTAATGATGTTATTACTTTTCTCAATACAAATCCTGGTTTTGCAGATACATTAATTCTTGAAACTGATGGTGGTATCTATCCAATATTCCCTGCTGAAATTCAAGTTCCTTTAGTTATAAGAGGAAACGATGGTACAAATAATAAACCAATTATCGTTACGCATAGCACTGCCGGAGCAAGAGTTATATGGCCAAGAAACGACCTTACTTTGAAGGATTTAATTATTGATGGCTATGATGCTGCTACCACAACTTATGATTCAATTAGATATATTATGCAAATCTCAACAACTGCTGGAAGTTTTAATGAAACACCAGACATTAAAGTTTATGATTGCGAAATTAGAAACGTTTATAGATATGCTAACCCTGAATTTAGCGAGGATGGAAATATTTTCGATATCGCTACGACTGCTAGATGCGGTGATGTGATTTTTGAAAGAACTACTTTAGCAAATACTGGAGATGAAGCATTACGATCAATCAACACTCACAAAACGCCGGTTGCTCTTGATAATAAATGTTGGGACTCTTTTACAGTTCGTAATTGTACATTTAAAAATATTCGAGGTTCCTCAATCAAAATTGAAAGTGATGGCGATTCAACAACGGTGGATGGTGATGGGGTGATTGAAAATAATACTTTTTATGGCTGTTATAGAAGAGTTATTTGGGAAAGAGAATTTGCCAATTCTGTTATGCGAAATCTTTTAATTACTTACAGCATTACAGGAAATGATGCTACACTTGGAGGTGCAGGTACTTTGGTTTCATTTCAAAGAGAGGGCTCAACTCTAGCAAATGTAGATTCATTTGCTTGTCAAAGAATAGTAGGTCTTGATACAGTAAAAATTAATGATGGTGCTTATCGCGCTGAAACACCTAGTTCGTGGTCATTCTGCTCACAAACTGGGACAATTGATTTAGCTACGTTATACGGAATAGACCCACAATTTGTTGACCCTACTAATGGTAATTTTACAATTCCACAGGGTAACACGTTGTTAACACTTGGACATGATGGATTAGCCATTGGAGATAGGAGATGGACAGGGCAATTAACAGGAATTAAAGAAATAAACAATGGACAGGTTCCATCTGATTTTTCATTATCTCAAAATTTCCCAAATCCATTTAACCCCCAAACAAAAATTCAATTTACTTTAGCTAATCCTAGTAATGTTTCTTTAATTGTGTATAATGTTGTTGGAGAAGAAGTAACCAAACTTGTTAATGAATTCAAAAACTCTGGAAGTTTTGAATATACTTTTGATTCAGCTGGTTTATCAAGTGGAGTTTATTTCTACACTTTGAAGACTGATAATTTTGTTTCTACAAAAAAAATGATTGTAATGAAATAA
- a CDS encoding outer membrane protein transport protein, translating to MHKNIRHSFKFVCYSMLLLGIFNVSVLSQHRGDNLSFQGWSEESNNGVQSIAMGRAYTSISGDVNSLFWNPAGLIGLKGPQFSISGNTYDKIWRENQDYRPNRQFVNLAFYLDGLYVPDPANNGVWDNEIFFDTTQSYIISDPKFGLDEYSEEAADWQVKKNGTVFNNVSGAYPFIIAEQSFVISAAYATQNRILDYDRNTTYLNPHIGSDEYGAVIERITAAEDSVRVNWSDYNRMREGDLKNILFGLGYEVNENIKVGFSLNLLSSQSDESQQISQIGYFDLVGGPNRFKFTYDSVDVSTRGTSDFSATKLNIGTIFNLNAFSFGVNIGLPYTVTRDWSNTITTTDSGLITTESRSGKDELSVPISYSFGISFKPVEEITFAFDLRKTNFSSAEFSFAAPDSTHRGWVNQTVIGFGVNYKAFDFLSLLAGYRYLTDTFVPDGAGIKDSGPGTNIYSVGLSASFLIGRFDFAYEYRFMKYNEIYYSSTNYSYEALSNFHFGYTITL from the coding sequence ATGCACAAAAATATTAGACATAGTTTTAAATTTGTTTGCTACAGCATGCTATTGCTTGGCATTTTTAATGTTTCAGTTTTATCTCAACATAGAGGTGATAATTTATCATTTCAAGGATGGTCTGAGGAAAGTAATAATGGTGTGCAATCAATTGCAATGGGCAGGGCTTATACGTCCATCTCGGGAGATGTAAACTCACTGTTTTGGAATCCCGCAGGATTGATTGGACTTAAAGGACCTCAGTTTTCTATTTCTGGAAATACATATGACAAAATTTGGAGAGAAAATCAGGATTATAGACCCAATAGACAATTTGTAAATCTTGCTTTTTATCTTGATGGTCTGTATGTACCAGATCCAGCTAATAATGGCGTTTGGGATAATGAAATATTTTTTGATACCACGCAATCTTATATCATTAGTGATCCAAAATTTGGATTAGATGAGTACAGCGAAGAAGCTGCCGATTGGCAAGTTAAAAAAAACGGAACAGTTTTTAATAATGTTTCCGGGGCTTATCCATTTATAATTGCAGAACAGTCCTTTGTAATATCAGCGGCATACGCTACTCAAAATAGAATTCTAGATTATGATCGCAATACGACTTATTTAAATCCACATATCGGTTCTGATGAATATGGTGCAGTAATCGAACGAATTACAGCTGCGGAAGACAGCGTAAGAGTAAATTGGTCTGATTATAATCGTATGAGAGAAGGCGATCTTAAAAATATTTTATTTGGATTAGGTTATGAAGTTAATGAAAATATTAAAGTTGGTTTTAGTTTAAATTTATTGTCTAGCCAATCAGATGAATCACAACAAATAAGTCAAATTGGCTATTTTGATCTTGTTGGTGGACCAAACAGATTTAAATTTACTTATGATTCTGTTGATGTTAGTACAAGAGGTACATCTGATTTTTCTGCAACCAAACTAAACATTGGAACAATATTTAATCTTAACGCATTTTCGTTTGGTGTAAATATTGGATTACCATATACTGTTACAAGGGATTGGAGTAACACAATAACTACTACAGATTCCGGACTAATAACCACAGAATCCAGATCAGGTAAAGATGAATTATCGGTTCCTATTTCTTATTCTTTTGGAATTAGTTTTAAACCTGTTGAAGAAATTACATTCGCTTTTGATTTAAGAAAAACTAATTTCAGTAGTGCTGAATTTAGTTTTGCCGCTCCAGACAGTACTCACAGAGGGTGGGTGAATCAAACTGTTATTGGTTTTGGTGTAAACTATAAAGCTTTCGACTTTTTATCCCTACTTGCAGGTTATAGATATCTTACAGATACTTTTGTACCTGACGGAGCCGGAATTAAGGATAGTGGACCCGGAACCAATATATATTCTGTGGGTTTGAGCGCATCATTTTTAATAGGCAGATTTGACTTTGCATATGAATATAGATTTATGAAATACAATGAAATTTATTATAGCAGCACAAACTATTCATACGAAGCTTTAAGCAATTTCCATTTTGGATATACAATTACTTTGTAA